TGTGCACGTATAACACAGGCACTTTAAAACAGCGTGCACGTATAACACAGGCACTTTTAACAGCGTGCACGTATAACACATGCACTTTAAACAGCATGCACGTATAACACAGGCACATTAAAACAGTGTGCACGTATAACACAGGCACATTAAAACAGTGTGCACGTATAACACAGGCACATTAAAACAGCGTGCACGTATAACACAGGCACTTTAAACAGCGTGCACGTATAACACATGCACTTTTAACAGCGTGCACGTATAACACAGGCACTTTAAACAGTGTGCATGTATAACACAGGCACATTAAACAACTTGTGCACGTATAACACAGGCACATTAAACAGTGTGCACGTATAACACATGCACTTTAAACAACTTGCACGCCAACAGAAGAACATTCAAACGATGCCCCTGATGTCCAAGGCTGTTGTATAAAGAATTAAGTATTTTCTCCATGGTACTGCATCCACGCAAGGTATTGTCTCCATAGTAACACGTAATGTCTTTCTCCATGGTAACATGTAAAGTCTTTCTCCATAATAACACACAAAACGTCTCTTTCCATGGTAACACGGAAGGTGTTGTCTCCATGGTAACACGTAAGGTCTTTTCTCCATGGCAACGCGTGAGGTCTTTTCTCCATGGTAACATGTAAAGTCTTTCTCCATAATAACACACAAAACGTCTTTTTCCATGGTGACACGGAAGGTGTTGTCTCCATGGTAACACGTAAGGTCTTTTCTCCATGGCAACGCGTGAGGTCTTTTCTCCATGGTAACATGGACGGTGTGTGAGATTCCTAGTATTAGGTCAAGATGGCTGCCATTAGTGCAGATGACTTCATCTGAAGAATATCAACAGTGTCATTTCAGAGTAAGTAAAATGGTATATTTGGTATGTTAAGTCCTTTAAGGTAGCTAGTGTGTTAATAAAATAATGGGTTTGGACAGGTATTCTGCTACTCGTGTAAACTTGTGTGGCATTGACAAAcaaatgtgtgaaagttagtgtattttctgtagggaagctaatgatcagaaatacattcCTGGGActgtttacatttattttattttattattaccatagcatttttgtatgttctctatagttatgtacatGAACATTTATAAATTGACCAACTTGGccaaactcctggcagacttgatgcaaaatattgtgtagtgagttaattcttcactggatcagtcttAAACTTTGCACACAAATTGCTGCAATCTTGTGGACAAACTCTAAATTACACCTAGGATCCTATCTTGATAATGTATATAaggttttttgtttgtattatattttaccatatctaatgtgttatattctgagctacaggcagttagatttggatatgtcattttaggcgaaaatttgaAAAAAGGGTCCAATTCTTATTAAAGAACAAAGTAAGAAACACATACAGAGAAATGATCATATTGATCACACAGGACTCATTCAAAATACAATTGgcaaacagaaacaaaaagaggTGTGCTTTGGCCTCCAACTCTCCATTCCCCCCAGACCAACATCACCACCAACTCCCCCTTCCCCCCAGACCAGCATCACCTCCAACTCCCCATTCCCCCAGACCAACATCACCCCAACTCCCCATTCCACCCAGACCAACATCACCCCCAACTCCCCATACCCCCAGACCAACATCACCTCCAACTCCCCATTCCCCCCAGACCAACATCACCTCCAACTCCCCATTCCCCCCAGACCAACATCACCACCAACTCTCCATCCCCCCAGACCAACATCACCTCCAACTCCCCATTCCCCCCAGACCAACATTACCTCCAACTCCCCATTCCCCCAGACCAACATCACCTCCAACTCCCCATTCCCCCAGACCAACATCACCCCCAATTCCCCATTCCCCCCAGACCAACATCACCTTCAACTCCCCATTCCCCCCAGACCAACATCACCTCCAACTCTCCATTCCCCCCAGACCAACATCACCCCCAACTCCCCATTCCCCCAGACCAACATTACCTCCAACTCCCCATTCCCCCAGACCAACATCACCCCAACTCCCCATTCCCCCCAGACCAACATCACCCCAACTCCCCATTCCCCCAGACCAACATTACCTCCAACTCCCCATTCCCCCAGACCAACATCACCCCAACTCCCCATTCCCCCCAGACCAACATCACCCCAACTCTCCATTCCCCCCAGACCAACATCACCCCAACTCCCCATTCCCCCAGACCAACATCACCCCCAACTCCCCATTCCCCCCAGACCAACATCACCTCCAACTCCCCATTCCCCCCAGACCAACATCACCTCCAACTCCCCATATCTAGCCAtttgagagcacccttacctgccaatctatatactacgtctccgtaatctagcatgggtaggatggtcatctgaatcagggttagtttggcagctggggtgaaagaggagcgattacgatagaggaaaccaagtctagatttaacttaagcctgcagctttgatatgtgctgagagaaggacagtgtaccgtctagccatactcccaagtacttgtatgaggtgactaccacaagctctaaaccctcagaggtagtaatcacaccggtggggagaggggcattcttctaaccaaaccacatgacctttgttttggaggtgttcagaacaaggttaagggcagagaaaacttgttggacactaagaaagcttcattgtagagcaggggtgtcaaactcaaatacccagtgggccaaaatgtaaaacctgaacaaagtcgcgggccaacattgaacaaatgaaccttttaatatggacccaaacaagttttgctttaacattgaatatggaacaagcatcgcttattaccatacaatatataatt
The Salvelinus fontinalis isolate EN_2023a unplaced genomic scaffold, ASM2944872v1 scaffold_0152, whole genome shotgun sequence DNA segment above includes these coding regions:
- the LOC129843514 gene encoding uncharacterized protein LOC129843514 — its product is MLDRGKRGRGTGALAGQREEGVRDKRPRWTKGRGGEGQAPSLDKGEKGRGTGALAGQREEGARDRRPRWTKGRGGEGQAPSLDNGKRGRGTGALAGQREEGARDRRPRWTKRRGGEGQAPSLDKGKKGRGTAPSLDKGKKGRGTVSSRRPTSPPTPPSPQTSITSNSPFPQTNITPTPHSTQTNITPNSPYPQTNITSNSPFPPDQHHLQLPIPPRPTSPPTLHPPRPTSPPTPHSPQTNITSNSPFPQTNITSNSPFPQTNITPNSPFPPDQHHLQLPIPPRPTSPPTLHSPQTNITPNSPFPQTNITSNSPFPQTNITPTPHSPQTNITPTPHSPRPTLPPTPHSPRPTSPQLPIPPRPTSPQLSIPPRPTSPQLPIPPDQHHPQLPIPPRPTSPPTPHSPQTNITSNSPYLAI